CCTAAGTTGTGGAGAATTTCGGAAAGAATGCAAAATTCTTCTGCCTTAGCTAAAGTATACGAGGCTGCAGTCCAAAAAGTACTGACCATGCTAAAAGAAGATAGGGGAAGTACTCCTAGAGATCTAGTTAAGCAGAAACATACGGATGAACAACTTGTCCAAGCCTCTGAAACGGATTTTTCTTCTTATTTAAAACCTTATACATTTCATACGAATATGTTTGAAATGCAAAAGGATTCCATTCATATCTTAAAAGGGTATAATGTTCCTTATGCTACAATTTGGGTAAAGGTTGCTCGCCCATATTTTAATCTGTACATGACTAGAAAGGTCGAAACCTCTGAAGGACTCAAAACCCCCATGGAAGTCTGGAAACCAATTGTAGAGAAGTTTAATCAAGAAACTGGGACTGCCTTCTGGAATATGAACGAGGATCCGAAATATAATTGTGAAGAATTTGCGGATCCGGGCCATATGTCCCCGAATTGTTTTCCTGTATTTGGAGATTATATTTTTAAAAAGTTAGAAGAGACTTTTCCTAAGGCTCAAACAAAATAAGGGATAAGTTCTGGGAGAATTTCTCCCGCTTTTCCTTGTAAGAATAGATCTGCGTATCTGCTATAACCGCTTGGATCTATATTGATCTCTATTACAAATGCTCCGTTTTCCTTTGCAATTCTGGCAAGTTCCACTGGAATTCCCACAGCGCCAGAAGAGCCGATCACAAAAACAATTTCTGATCTTTCCGCAAGAGTGACTGCTCGATTTAAAAGTTCTGTGTCGTAAGATTCTCCAAACCATAAAACATCTGGTCTGACTAAACTTTTGCAATTTGGACAGTCAGTAGAATTTTTAAGTTTAGAAGGATCTGAATCATAGGTTCTATTACAATTAATGCATCTATTCCTGAAAATATTGCCATGGATTTCTATAATCTTTCCAGAGCCTGATTTTTTATGAAGGCCATCCACGTTTTGGGTGATTAGATTAAAATCGGATCTATTCTTTTCCAATTCCGCTAATGCAAAATGAGCTGGATTCGGAGACTTGGTCGAGATTAATTCCATTCTCCAGATATACCATTCCCAAACTAGTTTAGGATTTTTTTGAAATGCCTGAGGAGTTGCAAGTTCTTCCGCTCTGTATTGTTTCCAAAGACCTTCTTTTCCTCTAAATGTAGGAACTCCACTTTCTGCAGAAATTCCAGCACCAGTAAGTGCCAGGATAGTTTTAGAATTTTTGAATCTGTTTTTTAATTGCTCAGAAATTTCCATTTTTATGAAGGAAGGTGAAGATTCTTTTCGACTTCTTTTCTTTTTTCTATTCCGGAAAGAAGTTCTACAATTTTTAAAGAGAATTCGAAAGCAGAGCCAGGACCAAGACTCGTTAGGATTTTATCAGAAAGTTCCAATCTGCTGCCGGTATATTTTTCGTCGGTAGGAACACTTCCTGGAAATGCTGTAAATTTATGGTTTTGAAGAATATTATGAGTCAGTAGAACATTCGGTGCAGCACAGATTGCACCAATCCATTTGTCTTCTTTTTTAAAGTTCTTTAATATTTCCGAAATTAAGGGATTTGTATTCAGATTTTTGGTACCTTGGTTTCCTCCAGGCAAAATGATCATATCAAAAGAGGAAGGATCAATATCCGACAAAAGAGAATCTGAGACTAATTTGACTCCTCTGGAAGCGGTAACAGTATTTGT
The sequence above is drawn from the Leptospira saintgironsiae genome and encodes:
- a CDS encoding SIR2 family NAD-dependent protein deacylase — encoded protein: MEISEQLKNRFKNSKTILALTGAGISAESGVPTFRGKEGLWKQYRAEELATPQAFQKNPKLVWEWYIWRMELISTKSPNPAHFALAELEKNRSDFNLITQNVDGLHKKSGSGKIIEIHGNIFRNRCINCNRTYDSDPSKLKNSTDCPNCKSLVRPDVLWFGESYDTELLNRAVTLAERSEIVFVIGSSGAVGIPVELARIAKENGAFVIEINIDPSGYSRYADLFLQGKAGEILPELIPYFV
- a CDS encoding DUF1574 domain-containing protein: MKKNTFLLLPLLVLLISLGLDRLFTLEFFQYYYSNTLSHLNFISKEDLYSDLKEYLKKDPASRKKILVFFGNSRALLLPTRELEKRHPDWILYNFSVPGGSPDYFLYWIERFKSDGTKPDFVLLDQSLEIYNKTPVLALDEVLIYGLSTDFFFRHWTRYSREELSVFISKHLFHTYRDRPKLWRISERMQNSSALAKVYEAAVQKVLTMLKEDRGSTPRDLVKQKHTDEQLVQASETDFSSYLKPYTFHTNMFEMQKDSIHILKGYNVPYATIWVKVARPYFNLYMTRKVETSEGLKTPMEVWKPIVEKFNQETGTAFWNMNEDPKYNCEEFADPGHMSPNCFPVFGDYIFKKLEETFPKAQTK
- a CDS encoding DJ-1 family glyoxalase III → MPKVLVPFADGMEEMEAVIVVDVLRRAGIEVVSAGISTNTVTASRGVKLVSDSLLSDIDPSSFDMIILPGGNQGTKNLNTNPLISEILKNFKKEDKWIGAICAAPNVLLTHNILQNHKFTAFPGSVPTDEKYTGSRLELSDKILTSLGPGSAFEFSLKIVELLSGIEKRKEVEKNLHLPS